The genomic region CGGTGATCCATCACTTCTACTAGGAAACATAAACAGAGAAATATATACAATACCCCATAAAACATGGATTAAGAGCCTGATAGAACTTTATGAAGACGAGAATATAAGTGAAATAATTGAAGAAATAAAATCTTTTCTCGAAGACATATACTCACTAAGAAAAACTATCACATACAAAATAGAAAATCCGTTAGAAGCACTTGTTTTAGCAAACAATTATCCCGAATTACTATTGGAAACAATAATTAGAGGATCGAAGAAAGCAATACATGTATCTCCAATACATTTTCTAGAATACTCGCAGAACTCAGATATATTAGAATTGAAGAAGAACATGAGGTTCGGTAAAGATTTAAGCGATATAGTATATTGTTTGATCTTGTTTATGCTTAAAAATAAGATAAAAACAGACTATTTGGATATTATACGGAAATATAAGGTGTCAAAGAAACAATCCAAGAAATTATTCACGGTTATTAATAGTGGTGAAAACGATTTAGAAGAATTAGTTAAGCAATATTATGCCGAGAAAAATATGTTAATAAAGAAGATCTTGATTGATCAGATAATAAATAAAATAGCTTTATCTAAGCAAATCCTACCCTTACTCAACCATCTATACAAGATTAATTCCTACAAGCTAAAACAAAAACTATTCTATTTAACAGGAGAATATAATAAGTTGCGGAAACTACTTGAAAAGAAAAAATTGTTTAATAAACGAGTAATTATGAGGCTAGATTATCTAAGCGGTAAAATAGATAGGATTATCTCAAGCACTGATCCATTAAGTGAATACTATAAGGCAAACATATTTCTCAGAATAGGAGATCTTGATAGAGCCCTTCTAAGCATTAACAGATCATATATTGGCGCATATAACAGATTAATTAATGGAGAATTAAATTATGCATACACATACATACTTTCCCTATACAAACTAGCTGTAACGAATTTACTCGAGAAAAAAATTGATGAAGCACAAGCTATAATTAATAAATTCCTCGAAGATGTTGATTCGTATGGCCATATCATAGAAACAAAACATTTAGAACCAATATTATTGACAGTTATGTCTCTGAAAGAGATGCTGGATAAACATACATGTAACTATAAACACCTAGAATGCTTAAAAGCATCAATTCTCCTAGATAGTCCGAGAATATTTAGAAGACACCTTACAGAAATAATTAGTAATTTTAATAAATTAGATTTACATGAGATCTTAGAGATCGGACGTATTATTAGGAATGGACTCGTAAAGAAATGGATTAGCAGTGATCTAGTTGAAGCATATCTGAATAATATTGAAAAATACATTACTATTCCCCGCTTCAGATATGTTTATCTCAGCATTATACCCTTATACATAGTTAGGAAGAAAAGAATTAATAAAAAATATCTTGAACTAGACAATCAATACAATGAGTTATTGGAGAACTACGGTATATGGGCAAAAAAGATCTATTTAGACTACTTATATGCCAAAGGAATATACTATGTAAAGATACTGAGAAATCCTGAGAAAGCCACATACTACTTTAAGAAAGCCCTAGAACTATTAAATACATTCAAGAACATATCTCGAAAAGTATATGTTAGGAAGAGAAACCTTCTGGAACTATGGATCAATATCTCCGAGATTCAAGACAATAATTACTCAACATGTCATAAATCCCTGAAAACCATGTTAACTAGAAAACTATCCCCAACAACAGAAGTGATGGCTAAGTATTGGTTTATCAAGTGCTTAATTGGAAATCAACTATATAGAACAGCTCTTGAAAAAACCTCTGAGATTGTATTGACCATTAGAGACCCGATCAACCGGTTTAAATTCATGACGTTATTATTCATTATTTCATATAGAATTAATCGTTTACTCGCTGAAAAGAGGATTGGAGAACTAATCAACTACTTATATGAACAACTTAGAAACAAGAAAATAACGCGTAGCATGGCTATTCAGAGTATTTCGAGACTAATAATTATGCAGTGGAAACATGCTGGATCATATGGTATAGATAAGATTGTTAATGTATTAATCGATCTATTAAGATCAGCCGATCTAGATTCTATAAAGCCTAATATACAGTATTTGAAGAGAATAGTTGTTATCCTTAGTGAATTAAATAAGCTGGACTATATTTATAAAATATTATCAAGGATCATAGAAACAATAAATGATCCAAATCTTATTCTATTACATATAGACTCATTATTAATGAGTGGCAGATATGGGGAAGCAGAGAGAGAATTAGGAAAAATATCTAATATTATCAGTAAAGATATTCGGCGAGCATATGAAGCCCAAATATTATATTATAAAGGTAAAACAGGCAAGGCTTTGAGGAAAGCAAACAAGATCATAGATAAAATTAATCGGTTAGACTTGAAAGCTAAGCTACTATATATTATTGGGAAAGCATGGGAATCCAAAGGAAAACTCGATAAAGCTTATAAAGCATATACAGCTCTCCTAGAGATCAATGAGACGAACAAACATATACCTTTAACAATTATTGGAGACACCTATTATAGGCTTGCAACATATTACCAAGTGAAGAGAGACTATAACAAAGCATTAAAATATTATGAGCTAGCTCTTAAAACCTATGATAAAATAGTATTTGAGAACCAAAGATTCGAACAAATAATTAGAATTACCGATATATTACAGAATATATTATTAGTGTTTAGCGGCATTGAAAACCCATTCTTCTACGCTGAAGCCAGAGAACTAGTTTGTGAATACATAAACAGGCGATACGAGAAAATAAATAGAAAAGGATTAACCAACATGTTTACATACATATTAAATTCTTGTAAGTAATTGGTTGAGTGCAAGATATACAATTATTACTTATTTTATTAGTTATGAATGCAGTTTTGATAATTTATCATAAGTTTACTGTTTTAAAACTATATTATTTATTGATGCCATTATTTTATACTTGTCCGAAAAAGTTAACAGGTGCTTTCTCATGAAAATGCTTCTGCTAGGTTTTGCGAGTAGGTTGCATGGTGAGCTATACTATAAGTCTATGTTTCAAGAAGTAACTGATATCTTATCTGTATTTAAAGATCTAGAAATACACAAAGATATAATTACTGAGCCAGTAACCATTGATGTTAACAACTATGAATTAATTATTGCTTATTTATTGACTGGTGGAACAAGCAAGCTTGCTTATAAGGTATTAATGAGCACAGATAGGAAACCTGTTCTTATAATTGCTCATAGTAAACATAATAGCTTAGCATCAGCTCTTTCATTAAGAACGAAACTATTAGATGCTGGTGTAAAGGTTAAGCTAATTTATTTCTTGGATAAAAATGATTTATTAATGAAGTTTACAAGGTTTTATAAGGGTGTTGTTGCTGGGTATAGTTTAAAATATTTGAGAATAATAGAGATCAACGATTATCCTGAGACTAGTGATGAAGGAAAAAGATTCGCAGATAGATTCGGAGCAGAGATTATCCATGTAAACTACGATGAACTATGGAGGATAGCCGGAGAAGCTACAATTGACGATATAAGAGAATTAGAGAATCTCGTGCATCAATACATTGATCTCTCAGGCACTAATAAACAGTATCTAGACAAAGTTCTACGCATATATTATGCTCTACGAAAGCTCTTATCAATACACGGAGCAAACGCTATTGTTATTGATTGTTTTCCCCTAGTTCTCAAATACAATATTACACCATGCTTAGCGGTTGCAATGATGAATGCAGAGGGAATACCGACTGCTTGTGAAAATGACTATTATAGTCTGGTCTCACTATTTATAAGCTTGGCGTTAACTGGTTATCCTGGATGGATATCTAATCCAAGCGGTATAACTAGTGATGGTTATTTAAGATTTGCTCATTGCACAATAGCACCGGTTCTAGGAAGAAATTGTTTCTTAACAACACATTTTGAAACAGGAAACCCATATGCTGTGGTGTGCAGGTTTAGAGCTGATAAAGTATTATTTATTAGGGTTGACAAGGGTTTCGATGGGTTAACAATTTATAGAGGCAAAGTAGTTCGTTCAGGACTATTAGAGCCAGGTTATTGTAGAACACAATTAATCATAGATACTGGAACATTGAAGCCCGAAGAATTCGTTGAGAAAGCAACAGGAAACCACCACGTGTTTATTCCTTGGAGTAAGAGATTAATTGAATCATTAAAACATATGGCTTGGTGGATGAATTGGAGAATAGAGATAAGAAACTAGGAGAACTCGGAGAAGAAGGTGTTCTCGAGAAAATTATTTCTAAATACATACATAAACCCTTGCCTGGAGAATACTTAGATTATCCAGATGATGCACGAGATATTCTCCCAATTTCTCCACGAATACTCGTGAATATTGATGGATACAGTATTTCCTCTATGAAGCTTCCATGGAGGACATGGTCTGATGTAGGATACGTAGCTGTGGCGGGGGCTATAAGTGATCAAATAGCTAAGGGAGCTGTTCCCAGAGATATAATGGTTTCACTAGGTCTACCCCCCAGCATGGAGGCAAGCATTGTTGAAGAAATATATAAGGGCATTGATGAAGCTTCAAGAGATTATAATTTAAGACTCCTCGGAGGAGACACTAATTCATCTAGTACACCATGGATTAGTGTTGCAGTAATAGGTTATACTACCGCTAAGAAACCGCCTAGTAGGAAAAACGCTAAGCCCGGAGACATAGTTGTTGTTACAAGTCTTTATGGCGCAATGGGTTATGTAGCGATTAATGGGGTTGAGAATGCTATACATAAGGAATGGGTTGTAGAAGCAACAAAACGTCCAAGACCATTTCTTGAAACAGCAATTGTTATAGCGAGTAATTATAGAGGAGTACATGCTTCAATAGATGTAAGCGATGGATTAGGTTATGCCTTAAAAGAGTTATCGAAGAGGTCAAATGTTCGGATTATTCTGGAAGATAAACCCCTCTACTATAAGGAGTTGGAAGAAATATGTAATGGAAACACTCGTTGCTTATGGAAATATGTATTGAATGGCGGAGAAGAATACGGCGTTATACTAACAATAGATCCCAGGCTTTCAGATATGATAATTGATTATATGAAGAAGTTTAGAATACCACATAAAATAATTGGAAGAGTAGAGCAGGGACATGGCTTAGTGTTCGAAAAAGAAGAGATCAGCATAGATGAAATAGTGAGATGGGACCATTTTAAAGGATGGGTACCAATATTCAGCAATAGTTAATGATTAATATTTCAAACAATACACTAACACTTAGTAAAATATCTATAAACGATCATGAATAATAATGAATAGGATCGTTTAATTCCTAATAGA from Staphylothermus marinus F1 harbors:
- a CDS encoding thiamine-phosphate kinase, translated to MDELENRDKKLGELGEEGVLEKIISKYIHKPLPGEYLDYPDDARDILPISPRILVNIDGYSISSMKLPWRTWSDVGYVAVAGAISDQIAKGAVPRDIMVSLGLPPSMEASIVEEIYKGIDEASRDYNLRLLGGDTNSSSTPWISVAVIGYTTAKKPPSRKNAKPGDIVVVTSLYGAMGYVAINGVENAIHKEWVVEATKRPRPFLETAIVIASNYRGVHASIDVSDGLGYALKELSKRSNVRIILEDKPLYYKELEEICNGNTRCLWKYVLNGGEEYGVILTIDPRLSDMIIDYMKKFRIPHKIIGRVEQGHGLVFEKEEISIDEIVRWDHFKGWVPIFSNS
- a CDS encoding fucose isomerase, with protein sequence MKMLLLGFASRLHGELYYKSMFQEVTDILSVFKDLEIHKDIITEPVTIDVNNYELIIAYLLTGGTSKLAYKVLMSTDRKPVLIIAHSKHNSLASALSLRTKLLDAGVKVKLIYFLDKNDLLMKFTRFYKGVVAGYSLKYLRIIEINDYPETSDEGKRFADRFGAEIIHVNYDELWRIAGEATIDDIRELENLVHQYIDLSGTNKQYLDKVLRIYYALRKLLSIHGANAIVIDCFPLVLKYNITPCLAVAMMNAEGIPTACENDYYSLVSLFISLALTGYPGWISNPSGITSDGYLRFAHCTIAPVLGRNCFLTTHFETGNPYAVVCRFRADKVLFIRVDKGFDGLTIYRGKVVRSGLLEPGYCRTQLIIDTGTLKPEEFVEKATGNHHVFIPWSKRLIESLKHMAWWMNWRIEIRN
- a CDS encoding tetratricopeptide repeat protein, producing MREKLLLEHIRNLKEKILIYPHVLALINLAHDLLVEGLEKTLTKYRDILGTNIDYLRKCEYIIDKEISKKNINTIISKLDLCIIDPDLRLKLLNNFLNKYGFEQLCSDLSLNDELCSKTKKQVDILRREYDLLKYLFYKPINNYLELAIYLNTPLNELIITRGLIKRSKWLADIVTKNNNLIIMGPSFTGKTTHLFMASYILMKKHNLQLATSLSPQNVPRTNIYVGDDLSLEELRLLQGKRYMVSINSGEVDLMDKILSGEKIVLGNEDIGKPIRFKNKTVVLALTNQLYPPSEIQKISSEKLLERTDNLKILHIRQYVAKNKLKEEYDNITDLLKRLITRYYYIRKYAPLIGFIITSHGINMVSTKNMIITITRYRNAYGDPSLLLGNINREIYTIPHKTWIKSLIELYEDENISEIIEEIKSFLEDIYSLRKTITYKIENPLEALVLANNYPELLLETIIRGSKKAIHVSPIHFLEYSQNSDILELKKNMRFGKDLSDIVYCLILFMLKNKIKTDYLDIIRKYKVSKKQSKKLFTVINSGENDLEELVKQYYAEKNMLIKKILIDQIINKIALSKQILPLLNHLYKINSYKLKQKLFYLTGEYNKLRKLLEKKKLFNKRVIMRLDYLSGKIDRIISSTDPLSEYYKANIFLRIGDLDRALLSINRSYIGAYNRLINGELNYAYTYILSLYKLAVTNLLEKKIDEAQAIINKFLEDVDSYGHIIETKHLEPILLTVMSLKEMLDKHTCNYKHLECLKASILLDSPRIFRRHLTEIISNFNKLDLHEILEIGRIIRNGLVKKWISSDLVEAYLNNIEKYITIPRFRYVYLSIIPLYIVRKKRINKKYLELDNQYNELLENYGIWAKKIYLDYLYAKGIYYVKILRNPEKATYYFKKALELLNTFKNISRKVYVRKRNLLELWINISEIQDNNYSTCHKSLKTMLTRKLSPTTEVMAKYWFIKCLIGNQLYRTALEKTSEIVLTIRDPINRFKFMTLLFIISYRINRLLAEKRIGELINYLYEQLRNKKITRSMAIQSISRLIIMQWKHAGSYGIDKIVNVLIDLLRSADLDSIKPNIQYLKRIVVILSELNKLDYIYKILSRIIETINDPNLILLHIDSLLMSGRYGEAERELGKISNIISKDIRRAYEAQILYYKGKTGKALRKANKIIDKINRLDLKAKLLYIIGKAWESKGKLDKAYKAYTALLEINETNKHIPLTIIGDTYYRLATYYQVKRDYNKALKYYELALKTYDKIVFENQRFEQIIRITDILQNILLVFSGIENPFFYAEARELVCEYINRRYEKINRKGLTNMFTYILNSCK